CACGCAAACATGATTCCCGCCGCGCGGGCTCTTCAAGCCGCCGGGGCGCCGGTCATCTTGATGCAGGGCGAAAGCGGACCTTGGGCCTATGCGATGACATCTACGGGCAAAGGCGACACCTTGGTGCCGGGGCAGTTCGAGGGCTGGGCCGAGGCCGCCCGCCGCATGCGCCAGACCATGGCGGCGTTTCGCGATGCCGGCGTGACCGTGGACGCGGTCTGGCTGGATTACGAGGTCGCGCCCTCCACCACCCCCCTGGCGGAGGTTCTCGCTTCGCCGGAAGGACGGGCCGTGACTCCGCCAGAGGCTAAGATTTCGCCACGGGCCTTCGCTCGCTACCGCCGACAGCTTTGGACATCGCTCATGTCCGCCTATGTGGCCGGGCCGATCCGTGAGGTTTTTCCCGCCGTTTCGGTCACCAATTGGATGACCGTCCTGTCGCTGCCCGAAAACCCGGTTCCCGGCATGACGAGCGGACGGCTGCCCATGACCGACCCGGGCCTGTTTACAGCCACCAACCCGGTGGCCTATGGCACCGATGCGGCCTTTCTCAACCTGTGGCCGGAACAGGCGCCAAAGGATCGGGACGGGGTGGACCGTGCCTATATGGCGATCCTGCTCGGCCAAGTCTCTGCCGATGCCGCCAATCGCCGGGCCGCGGCCCCCCATCTGAAGGCCATTCCCTGGGTTGCCCGCTGGGTTCCCCTGGTAGCCAAGCCCGAGGAATTCTTTGGCGGTCTTGGAGTCAATTTAAGGCCGACGGGGGAGGGGGCCCGCATTGTTGGGATCTTACCCAACACACCTGCCGAAAGGGCCGGATTGATGGCGGGGGATCTGTTGCGTCAGGCCGACGGGTTGACCCTGGCGGGACTTACCCTGCCACACTTGGTGGCCCGGCTGCGCGGCGCACCCGGCAGTACGACAGAGCTGGAAGTCCGCAGGGGCCCGCATGATCTTTCCATTATCGTTGAGCGAGCCACCATCCATTTAAAAAGCCCGGCTATCCCGATGATGAGTCGGGAGCGCTATCGGGAGGCGCTGCGGCACCTGTGGATGCGCGGGATCAATGGCATGCAGATTTTCAACAGTACTACCCCCGGGGATGCCGAAACGGTTATCGCCGAAGTATCCGATGCGGTGGCGGTCTATGACGAGATGTTGGCACACCGGCGATTTCTCGAAGACGGCGTTCCCTTGAACTTGGCCGTCCCCGATCCGAACCAGCGGGTCCACTGGTCGGGTCTGCGATTGGGAAACGAAGCCCTGGTCCGGGTGATTTCCGTCGCACCCTTTGGAACGGAGCTAACTGTGCGGCCTTGGGGGGAGGAAGGTGTTTCGCTCCTGGCATCCGCTCGCGGTGCCACCTACAAACTCCAGCGCGTGGAAGGCCGGATTCGGGCCGAAAGCACCAGCGACTCGGCGATCCGCCCCTGATTCCCGCGCTGCTTGTGGCCGATCGTCTGGGCGATACCAATCACCCAATTCAGGTCTTCCTTGTATCATACTTAAGTACCCTATATTTCCAACTGCATGTAATTCGCAACTAGAAAATAAATACTTTGGTATTGATTTTTGTCATGGCACCAAGGTATGATTTTTCACACTACAAGTTCGGAGATAGGGGACGGAAAGCATGCCATTGCCAGCCTCACGGCGGGCTCTGTTGTTCGGTCGAACCGGCGGCAGGGAGCGGGCGGTCGTACGACCGCCATGGGCGGTATCGGAGGATCGGTTCACCGATCTTTGCGATCGCTGTGGGGACTGTTTTTCGGCTTGCGATGAAGGCATCTTGATCAAGGGCGCCGCCGGTTTTCCCGAAGTGAATTTTCAAAAGGGCGAATGCACGTTCTGTGGTGATTGCGTCACGGCCTGCAAGCCCCGCGCCTTGCAGCGCGATGAGGCGCGCGCGCCCTGGGATCTGACCCTGCAAATCACCGACAAATGCCTGTCGACCCGTGGCGTGACCTGCCGGGTCTGTGGAGACCAGTGCGATACGCGCGCCCTGCGTTTTCGTCTGGTGGTCGGAGGCCACGCCCTTCCCGAGATTGAACAGACCGCTTGCACAGGATGCGGCGCCTGCATCGGACCCTGTCCGGTAAAGGGCGCTATCGCACTGATCCCCGGCCAAGGGGCAACAGAGAATAACGAACAGGGAGCGCACCAACCATGAAGGTATCGCGATTTATCGACGAGGAGGTGGCCGCCCAGGCCCCCAACGTGCAAGGCACGGATCACGGCTCATCCGAGCCGGTGGTCAATGTCTGCGGGGTCCTCGTGCATGCGGCGCCGGGCCAATCCGACGCCGTTACCAAGATGCTTAACGATCTGCCGGGGGTGGAAATTCATGTTGCCAGCCCCGACGATCGCTTCGTTCTCACCATCGAGGACGTGGAAGACTGCATGGCCAGCGAATGTCTGGCCGCCATCGCCGAAATGCCCGGTGTGATGAACTCGTCGCTCGTCTATCACCATTTTGAATCCAAAGACTCCATGGAACGGGAGGAGACCCCCTCATGAAACTGACCAGGCGTGATTTTGTAAAAGCCAATGCTGCCGCCGCGACCGCGGCCGTGGCTGGGCTGACTTTGAACTCCGAAACCGCCGACGCGGCCATGAAACGCCGCTCGAAGATCCGTTGGGACAAAGGCGTTTGCCGTTTCTGCGGCACCGGTTGTGGCGTGCTCGTGGGCACCCAGAACGACCGTGTCGTCGCCACTCAGGGCGATCCCGATGCGCCGGTCAACAAGGGCCTGAACTGCATCAAGGGCTACTTCCTCTCCAAGATCATGTATGGCAAGGATCGCCTGACCAGCCCGATGCTGCGCAAGAAGAATGGCCAGTTCGACAAAGAGGGCGATTTCGAGGCCGTTTCCTGGGACGAAGCCTTCGATGTCATGGCCGACAAGTGGAAAGCGGCCATGAAGGCCAAAGGCCCGACCGCGGTTTCCATGTTCGGTTCCGGCCAATGGACGATCATGGAAGGCTACGCTGCCGCCAAGTTCATGAAGGCCGGTCTGCGTTCCAACAATATTGACCCCAACGCGCGTCACTGCATGGCCTCGGCCGTGGGGGCTTTTATGCGGGCCTTCGGGATTGATGAGCCCATGGGCTGCTACGATGATTTGGAGCATGCCGACAGCTTCGTGCTCTGGGGCGCCAATATGGCCGAGATGCACCCGATCTTGTGGTCTCGTCTTACCGACACCCGCCTGACCAAGGAAGGCTGCGATGTGCACGTGCTCTCGACCTTTGAGCATCGCTGCTTCGAACTGGCCGACAACGGCATGGTGTTCACGCCGCAGACCGATCTGGCGATCCTCAACTACATCGCCAACTACATTATCGAGAACAAGGCCTACAACGAGGACTTCATCGGTAAGCACGTCAACTTCACCAAGACGGTCACCGATATCGGCTACGGCCTGCGTCCGGAGCATCCGTTGGAGAAGGCGGCCAAGGGCAAGGGCGGCAAGCTGACCAAGATCAGCTTCGAAGAATTCGCCGAGTCCGTGAAGCCATACACCTTGGAGTATACCTCCAAGCTGTCCGGCGTGCCGGAAGCCAACCTGCTCAAGCTGGCCAAGGTCTATGCCGATCCGAACCGCAAGGTGGCCTCCTATTGGACCATGGGTTTCAACCAGCATACCCGCGGTGTGTGGGTCAACGGTCTGCTCTACAATGTGCATCTGCTGATGGGCAAGATCTCAGAGCCGGGCAACAGCCCGTTCTCGCTGACCGGCCAGCCTTCGGCTTGCGGAACCGCTCGCGAAGTCGGCACCTTTGCCCACCGTCTGCCCGCCGATCTGGTGGTCATGAACCCCAAGCACCGGGCCTTCGCGGAGAAGACCTGGAAGCTGCCCGAAGGCACCATTCCCGGCAAGCCCGGCTACCACGCCGTGTTGCAGCACCGCATGTTGAAGGACGGCAAGCTCAATTGCCATTGGGTCCAGTGCAACAACAACATGCAGGCCGCCGCCAACCTCAACGAGGAAAGCTACCCCGGCTATCGCAACCCGGACAATTTCATCACCGTTTCCGATCCTTATCCGACGGTCACCGCCCTGGCCGCCGACCTGATCCTGCCCACCGCCATGTGGATGGAAAAGGAAGGGGCTTACGGCAATGCCGAACGGCGGACCCAGTTCTGGCGTCAGCAGGTCAAGGCCGTCGACGGGGCCAAGTCGGACTCCTGGCAGGTGATGGAATTCGCCAAGCGCTTCAAAGTGGAAGAAGTCTGGCCCGCTGAACTTCTGGACAAGATGCCCGAATACCGGGGCAAAACCGTTTACGACATCCTGTTCGAGAATGGCGTGGTCAACAAATTCCCGGTGGAAGACGTCAAGGATGGTGCGGGCAACTCCTATGACAAGGAAGACTCCGACCACTTCGGCTACTACGTCCACAAGGGCATCTTCGAGGAATACCGGCTGTTCAATTCGGTGGCGGGCGTTCCGAAGAAGGGTCACGAGATGGCCGATTTCGACACCTACCACAAGGCCCGGGGCCTGCGGTGGCCGGTGATCGACAACAAGGAAACCCTGTGGCGCTTCCGCGAAGGCTACGATCCGCATGTGAATGCGGGCGAGGGCGTGAAGTTCTATGGCAAACCGGACGGCAAGGCGAACATCATCTTCGCGCCTTTCGAACCGGCGGCCGAAAGCCCCGATGCCGAATATGATCTGTGGCTGTCCACCGGTCGTGTGCTGGAGCATTGGCATTCCGGTTCCATGACCCGGCGCGTGCCGGAACTGCACAAGGCGTACCCCAACGCGGTGGTCTTCATTCATCCCGAAGACGCCAAAAAGCGGGGTCTGCGTCGCGGCATGGAAGTCAAGGTCCAATCCCGTCGCGGTGAAGTTATCACCCGTGTCGAGACCCGTGGTCGCAACAAGGTTCCCGAAGGGCTGGTGTTCATGCCCTGGTTCGATGAAGGCCAGTTGGTCAACAAGCTGACCCTGGACGCCACCGATCCGCTGTCCAAGGAAACCGACTACAAAAAGTGTGCCGTCAGGATCGTCAAGGTCTAACGGTCAATCCCCGAAACTCCCCGCCGCCAAACCCTATGAGGCGGCGGGGGTCTTTCCCTAAGTAGAGTTCGAGTTATGGCCGACAACACATCGAGCAGCACCAAGCAGAACGGCAGAAGAGGGTTCCTCGGCAATTCGCTGAAGGCCGCCTGCGGCACTGCTTTGTTCGCGTTCGGTCTGTCCGTGGCCAATCGTCAAGCGGCCTCGCTGCCCACCGAGGCCATCCGCCCACCCGGCGCCCTGCCGGAAGAGGGTTTTCTGTCGGCCTGCACCCGCTGTGGCCTCTGCGTTCGCGACTGCCCGTACCAGATTCTGGGATTGGCCGAGCTCGGCGAACCGGTGCCGGTGGGGACGCCCTATTTCACCGCCCGGACCGGGCCTTGTGAAATGTGTGACGACATTCCTTGTATACCTGTTTGCCCGACCGGTGCCCTGAGCCGCGAGTTGACCGATATTACCAAGGCCCGCATGGGCGTGGCGGTGCTGGTGGATCAGGAAAACTGCCTGAACTTCCTGGGCTTGCGCTGTGATGTCTGCCACCGGGTCTGCCCGATGATCGACGAAGCCATCACCTTGGAGCGGCGCCCCAACATGCGCACGGGCAAACACGCTCTTTTCATTCCCACCGTGCATGCGGACAAGTGCACCGGCTGTGGGATCTGCGAACAAAAATGCATTCTGCCCGAAGCGGCGATCAAGGTGTTCCCGGAACATCTGGCACGCGGCAAACTGGGCGATCATTACCGATTAGGCTGGGAAGAAAAACAAGCCAAAGGCGAGGCCCTCATCCAAGGAATCATCGATCTGCCTGACCGTGGTTATGCCCCGGCGACGACCGACGAATTCAAGCCGACCACACGGCTGAAAGGGTTCAAGCCATGACCGGCAAGCCCAAGGACATCAAGCGCCTCGCCGGGCGCGCGGCGGTGGAGGAAAATGGCTGGTGGACGGCCCATAAATGGCTGGTCTGGCGTCGCGTATCCCAGGCTTCCATGTTGCTGATTTTCCTGGTTGGTCCGCTGACGGGTTTTTGGCTGATCAAGGGAACACTGATTTCGAGTCTGATCCTCGATAGCGTGCCCTTGGCCGATCCCCTGGTGACCTTGCAGGCCTTTGTGGCCGGGCATTCCTTGGAAATCGATGCCCTCATTGGCACCGCCATTGTGTTGGCGGTCTATGCCGTGATCGGTGGCCGCATGTATTGTTCCTGGGTCTGTCCGGTGAACGTGCTCAGTGACGGGGCCCATTGGCTGCGAGTCCGACTCAACTGGACCCGCTCGGGTGTCCATGTCGGTCGCGGCGCGCGCTTGTGGATCTTGGGCGGCGTATTGCTGGTTTCGGCCTTCGGTGGGGTCATCGCCTGGGAGGCGGTTAATCCCATCAGTATCATCCATCGCGGGCTGGTCTATGGCACCTTGTTCACGGGCGGTTTGGCCTGGATGGT
The sequence above is drawn from the Magnetospira sp. QH-2 genome and encodes:
- a CDS encoding S41 family peptidase, translating into MMTLPRFPSAVFLAGMLLSGCAPQLAERPPTIKSSAAKVDWLSILPDRVAPLTHDRAGRWPMILWNGVGFEPLAPEQITMMLDRGLVPHLRLHANMIPAARALQAAGAPVILMQGESGPWAYAMTSTGKGDTLVPGQFEGWAEAARRMRQTMAAFRDAGVTVDAVWLDYEVAPSTTPLAEVLASPEGRAVTPPEAKISPRAFARYRRQLWTSLMSAYVAGPIREVFPAVSVTNWMTVLSLPENPVPGMTSGRLPMTDPGLFTATNPVAYGTDAAFLNLWPEQAPKDRDGVDRAYMAILLGQVSADAANRRAAAPHLKAIPWVARWVPLVAKPEEFFGGLGVNLRPTGEGARIVGILPNTPAERAGLMAGDLLRQADGLTLAGLTLPHLVARLRGAPGSTTELEVRRGPHDLSIIVERATIHLKSPAIPMMSRERYREALRHLWMRGINGMQIFNSTTPGDAETVIAEVSDAVAVYDEMLAHRRFLEDGVPLNLAVPDPNQRVHWSGLRLGNEALVRVISVAPFGTELTVRPWGEEGVSLLASARGATYKLQRVEGRIRAESTSDSAIRP
- the napF gene encoding ferredoxin-type protein NapF; translated protein: MPLPASRRALLFGRTGGRERAVVRPPWAVSEDRFTDLCDRCGDCFSACDEGILIKGAAGFPEVNFQKGECTFCGDCVTACKPRALQRDEARAPWDLTLQITDKCLSTRGVTCRVCGDQCDTRALRFRLVVGGHALPEIEQTACTGCGACIGPCPVKGAIALIPGQGATENNEQGAHQP
- a CDS encoding chaperone NapD, with product MKVSRFIDEEVAAQAPNVQGTDHGSSEPVVNVCGVLVHAAPGQSDAVTKMLNDLPGVEIHVASPDDRFVLTIEDVEDCMASECLAAIAEMPGVMNSSLVYHHFESKDSMEREETPS
- the napA gene encoding nitrate reductase catalytic subunit NapA is translated as MKLTRRDFVKANAAAATAAVAGLTLNSETADAAMKRRSKIRWDKGVCRFCGTGCGVLVGTQNDRVVATQGDPDAPVNKGLNCIKGYFLSKIMYGKDRLTSPMLRKKNGQFDKEGDFEAVSWDEAFDVMADKWKAAMKAKGPTAVSMFGSGQWTIMEGYAAAKFMKAGLRSNNIDPNARHCMASAVGAFMRAFGIDEPMGCYDDLEHADSFVLWGANMAEMHPILWSRLTDTRLTKEGCDVHVLSTFEHRCFELADNGMVFTPQTDLAILNYIANYIIENKAYNEDFIGKHVNFTKTVTDIGYGLRPEHPLEKAAKGKGGKLTKISFEEFAESVKPYTLEYTSKLSGVPEANLLKLAKVYADPNRKVASYWTMGFNQHTRGVWVNGLLYNVHLLMGKISEPGNSPFSLTGQPSACGTAREVGTFAHRLPADLVVMNPKHRAFAEKTWKLPEGTIPGKPGYHAVLQHRMLKDGKLNCHWVQCNNNMQAAANLNEESYPGYRNPDNFITVSDPYPTVTALAADLILPTAMWMEKEGAYGNAERRTQFWRQQVKAVDGAKSDSWQVMEFAKRFKVEEVWPAELLDKMPEYRGKTVYDILFENGVVNKFPVEDVKDGAGNSYDKEDSDHFGYYVHKGIFEEYRLFNSVAGVPKKGHEMADFDTYHKARGLRWPVIDNKETLWRFREGYDPHVNAGEGVKFYGKPDGKANIIFAPFEPAAESPDAEYDLWLSTGRVLEHWHSGSMTRRVPELHKAYPNAVVFIHPEDAKKRGLRRGMEVKVQSRRGEVITRVETRGRNKVPEGLVFMPWFDEGQLVNKLTLDATDPLSKETDYKKCAVRIVKV
- the napG gene encoding ferredoxin-type protein NapG encodes the protein MADNTSSSTKQNGRRGFLGNSLKAACGTALFAFGLSVANRQAASLPTEAIRPPGALPEEGFLSACTRCGLCVRDCPYQILGLAELGEPVPVGTPYFTARTGPCEMCDDIPCIPVCPTGALSRELTDITKARMGVAVLVDQENCLNFLGLRCDVCHRVCPMIDEAITLERRPNMRTGKHALFIPTVHADKCTGCGICEQKCILPEAAIKVFPEHLARGKLGDHYRLGWEEKQAKGEALIQGIIDLPDRGYAPATTDEFKPTTRLKGFKP
- the napH gene encoding quinol dehydrogenase ferredoxin subunit NapH produces the protein MTGKPKDIKRLAGRAAVEENGWWTAHKWLVWRRVSQASMLLIFLVGPLTGFWLIKGTLISSLILDSVPLADPLVTLQAFVAGHSLEIDALIGTAIVLAVYAVIGGRMYCSWVCPVNVLSDGAHWLRVRLNWTRSGVHVGRGARLWILGGVLLVSAFGGVIAWEAVNPISIIHRGLVYGTLFTGGLAWMVVAGIFLVELVGGNRVWCSHLCPVGAFYGLIGNKSFLRVSAPRRDACDDCLDCFAVCPEGQVITPALKGAKTGDGPVILSSDCTNCGRCIDVCPQKIFEFSNRFKNRPEDLVSVESPPPAKEAA